One Lycium barbarum isolate Lr01 chromosome 5, ASM1917538v2, whole genome shotgun sequence genomic window carries:
- the LOC132640344 gene encoding L-type lectin-domain containing receptor kinase S.4, whose protein sequence is MAKKIRLTLFLVSFIFLSRTVCSDEFVYYGFNGVGASDVSLNGVADIEENGALRLTNETSRVVGHAFYKSPIKFKNSKSGKVSSFSTAFAFGIVPEYAKLGGHGLAFTISRTKEMRSALPSQYLGLLNSSDVGNFSNHLFAVEFDTVQDFEFRDISDNHVGIDINNLESNVSVNASYFSEGDSTEQNLFLQCGKTIQAWIDYDSTKNILNVTLSLSSKKPNNSILSFPVDLSPILEEFMYVGFSASTGLLASSHYIFGWSFKINGGAQSLDLDSLPSLPRPKKDQTTLIVVTSLSAVIFLAFGLILALYVIWKIKNIDVIEPWELQIGPHRFSYKELKQATRGFRDKDLLGFGGFGRVYKGTLPKTNTDVAVKRINHEAKQGLQEFVSEIETIGRLRHRNLVQLIGWCRRKGDLLLVYDFMPNGSLDKYIYDEPRVILTWDQRFKIIKGVASGLLYLHEEWEQTVIHRDIKAGNVLLDSEMNGRLGDFGLAKLYEHGAKPSTTRVVGTLGYLAPELTKTGKPTTSSDVFAFGALLLEVACGRRPIEAKAWPEELIIVDWVWDKWKEGAILEVVDPRLNGDYDEMEAVMMLKLGLMCSNNAPSKRPSMRLAVRYLEGEVALPETLAAPDEYDGKKGGPNGMEIEDFVHSYPSSSYLEKVSTWSSAYDGEGDIDIEANPITPLTDSGGEDQR, encoded by the coding sequence ATGGCCAAAAAAATTAGACTAACTCTTTTCTTGGTATCTTTTATTTTTCTATCAAGAACAGTTTGTTCTGATGAATTTGTTTACTATGGTTTTAATGGAGTTGGTGCTAGTGATGTAAGTCTAAATGGGGTTGCTGATATTGAAGAAAATGGTGCTTTAAGGCTAACAAATGAAACAAGTAGAGTTGTTGGTCATGCTTTTTACAAAAGTCCAATCAAATTCAAGAATTCTAAATCTGGTAAAGTTTCTTCCTTTTCCACTGCTTTTGCTTTTGGGATTGTTCCAGAATATGCTAAATTGGGTGGACATGGTTTAGCTTTCACAATTTCAAGAACCAAAGAGATGAGAAGTGCACTTCCTAGTCAGTATTTAGGCCTATTAAATTCAAGTGATGTTGGGAATTTTTCCAATCATTTATTTGCTGTTGAATTTGATACAGTTCAAGATTTTGAATTTAGGGATATTAGTGATAATCATGTTGGTATTGACATCAATAATTTAGAGTCTAATGTTTCAGTCAATGCTAGTTATTTTTCTGAAGGAGATTCCACTGAGCAAAATCTTTTTCTCCAGTGTGGCAAGACAATTCAGGCCTGGATTGATTATGATTCAACAAAAAATATATTGAATGTTACACTTTCCCTTTCTTCAAAAAAACCAAATAATTCAATTTTGTCATTTCCTGTGGACCTTTCTCCAATTCTTGAGGAGTTTATGTATGTTGGATTTTCTGCTTCAACTGGTTTGCTTGCTAGTTCACATTATATATTTGGTTGGAGTTTCAAGATTAATGGGGGAGCTCAAAGTTTGGATCTTGATTCATTGCCTTCTCTGCCTCGACCTAAAAAGGATCAGACAACTTTAATTGTAGTTACCTCTTTATCTGCTGTGATCTTTCTTGCATTTGGACTTATTTTAGCCTTGTATGTCATTTGGAAAATCAAGAACATAGATGTGATTGAACCTTGGGAACTTCAAATAGGTCCACATAGGTTTTCTTACAAGGAATTAAAGCAGGCTACAAGGGGTTTTAGAGATAAAGACTTACTCGGGTTTGGTGGATTTGGTCGAGTTTATAAAGGAACATTGCCTAAGACCAATACCGATGTTGCTGTTAAGCGAATAAACCATGAAGCAAAACAAGGTCTCCAAGAATTTGTATCCGAGATCGAGACAATCGGTCGCCTTAGACATAGAAATTTGGTTCAGCTCATAGGATGGTGTAGGCGAAAAGGCGACTTGTTACTTGTTTATGACTTTATGCCTAATGGAAGCTTAGACAAGTACATTTACGATGAGCCAAGAGTTATTTTAACTTGGGATCAGAGATTCAAGATTATTAAAGGTGTGGCTTCTGGTCTGTTGTATTTACATGAAGAATGGGAACAAACAGTAATCCATAGAGATATTAAAGCGGGGAATGTTTTACTAGATTCCGAAATGAATGGAAGACTTGGAGATTTCGGACTTGCTAAGTTATATGAGCATGGTGCAAAACCTAGTACAACAAGAGTTGTGGGGACATTGGGTTACTTAGCTCCAGAATTAACCAAAACTGGAAAGCCCACGACGAGTTCTGATGTTTTTGCCTTTGGTGCTTTGTTACTAGAAGTTGCTTGCGGGAGGAGGCCGATTGAGGCGAAGGCATGGCCCGAGGAGTTAATCATAGTGGATTGGGTATGGGATAAATGGAAGGAAGGTGCAATTCTTGAAGTGGTTGATCCGAGATTAAATGGCGATTATGATGAGATGGAGGCCGTTATGATGCTTAAATTAGGTCTAATGTGTTCGAATAATGCGCCATCTAAGAGACCTAGTATGAGGCTAGCGGTGCGATACTTGGAAGGTGAGGTGGCACTGCCAGAGACACTGGCAGCGCCTGATGAATATGATGGAAAAAAGGGTGGCCCTAATGGAATGGAGATTGAAGACTTCGTACATTCTTATCCATCCTCGTCTTATTTAGAGAAAGTAAGCACATGGTCATCGGCTTATGATGGTGAAGGAGATATCGATATTGAAGCTAATCCGATAACCCCGTTAACAGATTCTGGCGGAGAGGACCAGAGGTAG
- the LOC132639154 gene encoding uncharacterized protein LOC132639154 gives MEKYQHLLREKEEELNRAAVLANLRPELDAAKDENRRLWSELVAMTDYNRSLEADKIGLSRDKTQFSLRLDELETTVSRLREELDSVKADATGLDERNRQLDSEAALFNERGRVFEEKAEERSRVCEGLRDELEGAIIANDGLKAELEAATRTRSVLEENRADLEAKLAKAEADLEETWKSVESAEAHTAIVA, from the coding sequence ATGGAGAAATACCAGCatcttcttcgggagaaggaggaagagttgAACCGGGCGGCCGTATTGGCCAACCTCCGTCCTGAGCTCGATGCGGCTAAAGACGAAAACCGCCGTTTGTGGAGTGAACTGGTCGCCATGACCGActataaccggagccttgaggctgacaagatcggccttagccgggataaaaCCCAGTTTTCCTTGAGGCTAGATGAGCTTGAGACCACGGTTTCCCGCCTCCGGGAGGAACTGGACTCGGTGAAGGCTGATGCTACGGGATTGGATGAGAGAAACCGGCAGCTTGACTCCGAAGCTGCTTTGTTCAACGAGCGCGggagggtgttcgaggagaaagCCGAAGAGCGGTCTCGGGTATGTGAGGGCCTAAGGGACGAGCTCGAGGGGGCGATTATTGCCAATGACggccttaaggccgagctagagGCGGCCACCCGTACGAGAAGTGTCCTCGAGGAGAACCGGGCTGATCTGGAAGCCAAATTGGCCAAagctgaggccgatttggaagaaacCTGGAAAAGTGTGGAGTCGGCTGAGGCTCATACAGCTATTGTCGCctag